The Vibrio gallaecicus genome contains a region encoding:
- a CDS encoding P-II family nitrogen regulator, with amino-acid sequence MRFKLILAFVEDSKTDMVLDAARSAGATGATVINHARGQGLNQKRTFFGLTLEVQKDVLLFVVEEHLSRHILERIGEVGEFDKESGQGIAVQIDIEDAVGVAHQVETLTKVVEGEL; translated from the coding sequence ATGCGCTTTAAACTTATCTTGGCATTTGTAGAAGACAGTAAAACAGACATGGTACTTGATGCAGCACGGAGCGCCGGAGCGACTGGTGCAACGGTCATTAACCATGCGAGAGGGCAAGGCTTAAACCAAAAACGCACCTTCTTTGGGCTGACACTAGAGGTACAAAAAGATGTGTTGCTGTTTGTGGTGGAAGAGCACCTATCTCGGCATATTTTAGAAAGAATTGGAGAGGTTGGTGAATTTGATAAAGAGTCAGGTCAGGGTATTGCCGTGCAGATTGATATTGAAGATGCTGTTGGTGTGGCACACCAAGTAGAAACGTTAACGAAAGTTGTTGAGGGGGAGCTATGA
- a CDS encoding CBS domain-containing protein, producing the protein MTTHEKVRVRDVMANTYVLVDGLTSVHEGIELARNHKVKALIVDKRHDDDEYGIVLMNDIAKKVLAKNRSSKRTNIYEIMTKPALAVSADMNVKYCARLFERFGISRAPVISEGKIIGMVSYNNIVINGMAKGDL; encoded by the coding sequence ATGACAACTCATGAAAAAGTGCGCGTGAGAGACGTAATGGCAAACACATATGTTCTTGTGGATGGCTTAACAAGTGTTCATGAAGGAATAGAGTTAGCCAGAAATCATAAGGTTAAGGCTTTGATTGTTGATAAGCGTCATGACGATGATGAATACGGTATTGTGCTGATGAATGACATTGCTAAGAAAGTACTGGCGAAGAACCGTTCATCAAAGCGCACTAATATTTATGAAATTATGACTAAGCCAGCTTTGGCTGTTTCAGCTGATATGAATGTAAAATATTGTGCTCGGTTATTTGAACGTTTCGGTATTAGCCGGGCGCCAGTTATTTCTGAAGGTAAGATCATTGGAATGGTTAGTTACAATAATATTGTGATTAATGGTATGGCTAAAGGTGATCTATAA
- a CDS encoding DUF1538 domain-containing protein, producing MISLHQFIATFISTVSDVIPIAAIIFGFQFAVLRKPVKNLGTVLLGFFYVILGLSLFLLGLELALFPLGETMAMQLTEPEFLTEFKISSGLVLTWFDYYWVYLFAFFIGFSTTIAEPSLIAVAIKANQVSGGSISVNGLRIAVALGVAFGISLGSYRIVAGDPIHYYIITGYVVVVIQTFYAPKLIVPLAYDSGGVTTSTVTVPLVTALGLGLASTVPGRNPVIDGFGLIAFASLFPIISVMSYAQITQWLNNSRAAKEKRDAL from the coding sequence ATGATCAGTCTTCATCAGTTCATCGCAACTTTTATTAGCACTGTAAGCGATGTAATTCCTATCGCGGCAATTATCTTTGGTTTTCAATTTGCTGTATTGAGGAAGCCAGTTAAGAACCTAGGCACGGTTTTACTGGGTTTCTTTTACGTGATTCTTGGACTTTCGCTATTTTTACTCGGGCTAGAATTAGCACTGTTTCCGCTGGGGGAGACAATGGCTATGCAGTTGACAGAGCCTGAATTTCTGACTGAATTTAAAATAAGTTCTGGGTTAGTCCTTACTTGGTTTGATTACTACTGGGTATATCTATTCGCTTTTTTTATTGGATTTAGTACCACCATTGCAGAGCCCTCATTAATTGCTGTAGCAATAAAAGCCAACCAAGTTTCTGGTGGCAGTATTAGCGTTAATGGCTTGAGAATTGCTGTTGCACTTGGAGTGGCTTTTGGTATTTCTTTGGGGAGTTATCGAATTGTCGCAGGTGATCCTATTCATTACTACATCATTACTGGCTATGTAGTTGTGGTGATACAAACATTTTATGCCCCTAAACTGATTGTCCCACTGGCTTATGATTCAGGTGGTGTCACAACATCAACAGTCACGGTTCCTCTTGTCACGGCTTTAGGGCTCGGGCTTGCCTCTACGGTTCCTGGACGAAATCCTGTTATTGATGGTTTTGGTTTGATTGCCTTTGCCAGTTTATTCCCCATTATTTCCGTTATGAGTTACGCACAGATAACTCAATGGTTAAACAACTCTCGAGCCGCTAAGGAGAAAAGAGATGCGCTTTAA
- the yfcE gene encoding phosphodiesterase, which translates to MKLFFASDLHGSLPATKEVLQRYVESGCDHLILLGDTLNHGPRNPIPEGYNPPQVAEALNMYSDQIIAVRGNCDSEVDQMLLSFPMMSDYAWVLLESGRRLFLTHGHLFNNDKRPPLKEGDVLAHGHTHIPVAQYQSGIFIFNPSSVTFPREGHPASYGIYQDGCFEVFSLANELLISGRL; encoded by the coding sequence GTGAAATTGTTCTTTGCCTCTGATTTGCATGGTTCGTTGCCAGCAACAAAAGAAGTACTTCAGCGATATGTTGAGTCAGGTTGTGATCATTTGATTTTATTGGGTGATACGCTTAATCACGGTCCAAGAAACCCGATTCCTGAAGGGTATAACCCGCCCCAAGTGGCAGAAGCGTTAAATATGTATTCTGATCAAATTATCGCAGTGCGCGGTAATTGTGATAGCGAAGTGGATCAAATGTTGCTGTCGTTCCCAATGATGTCTGATTATGCGTGGGTATTGTTGGAATCAGGTCGTCGCCTATTTTTAACACATGGGCACTTATTTAATAATGATAAGAGACCGCCTCTAAAAGAGGGTGATGTACTTGCACATGGGCATACTCATATCCCTGTAGCGCAATATCAATCTGGAATATTCATATTCAACCCTAGCTCAGTGACTTTTCCGCGAGAAGGGCATCCAGCAAGCTATGGTATTTATCAAGATGGATGCTTTGAAGTGTTCAGTTTAGCGAATGAGTTGCTGATTTCAGGGCGTCTTTAA
- a CDS encoding TIGR01777 family oxidoreductase, translating to MKILLTGGTGFIGSELIKSWNTHEVTLLTRDPSKAKQNLSHINQNNIRYIQSLDNLNDLNGFTAVINLAGEPIADKRWTATQKEEICHSRWNITEKIVSLIHASTEPPEVFISGSAVGYYGDQQEHPFDESLHVYHMNFPHQVCSHWEDIAKRAQSNMTRVLLLRTGIVLGKHGGALQKMLLPYKLGLGGPIGSGKQYMPWIHILDMVRAINHLLATQHAQGEFNLCAPHPATNKQFSQTLAKQLRRPHILFTPKWAMSLLMGESSCLLFDSIRAKPKKLTEMGFIFSYSRVEPALKNLLQHPN from the coding sequence ATGAAGATATTGTTGACTGGCGGGACTGGTTTTATCGGTTCTGAACTAATAAAAAGCTGGAATACACACGAGGTAACTTTACTCACACGTGATCCAAGTAAAGCTAAGCAAAACCTTAGCCATATAAACCAAAATAATATTCGCTACATTCAATCACTAGATAATTTGAATGATCTCAACGGGTTTACCGCAGTCATCAATTTAGCCGGAGAACCAATAGCCGATAAAAGATGGACCGCGACTCAAAAAGAAGAAATTTGTCATAGCCGTTGGAATATTACGGAAAAAATCGTCTCGCTTATTCACGCAAGTACTGAGCCGCCTGAGGTTTTTATCAGTGGTTCTGCCGTCGGTTATTATGGTGACCAACAAGAACACCCTTTTGATGAAAGCCTGCATGTTTATCACATGAACTTTCCTCATCAAGTTTGTTCTCATTGGGAAGATATCGCTAAGCGCGCCCAATCAAACATGACTCGCGTCCTTTTACTCAGAACAGGAATCGTTCTGGGCAAGCATGGCGGAGCACTTCAAAAAATGCTGTTACCTTACAAATTAGGGCTAGGTGGTCCTATAGGCTCTGGAAAGCAATATATGCCGTGGATTCATATACTTGATATGGTTAGGGCCATTAATCACTTACTTGCCACCCAACATGCTCAGGGAGAGTTCAACTTATGTGCTCCTCACCCTGCGACTAATAAACAATTTAGTCAAACCTTAGCCAAACAGCTCAGAAGACCTCATATTTTATTCACACCTAAATGGGCAATGTCACTACTCATGGGTGAGTCTTCTTGCCTACTCTTTGACAGCATAAGAGCAAAACCAAAGAAGCTGACAGAAATGGGGTTTATATTTAGTTACTCAAGAGTTGAACCAGCGTTAAAAAATCTATTACAACACCCTAATTAA
- a CDS encoding DUF1538 domain-containing protein, translated as MSAVLALLKAMLGSFRDLLPIVVVIAFFQLVVLQEPLPNLLSILFGLMLVVLGLTFFIFGLEMGLFPIGESMAQSFARKGSVFWLLIFAFCLGFGTTIAEPALTAVTAEAAEVAAEGGVIPNNEHDMENYADGLRLTVAVSVGLAILLGVLRILKGWPIHYMIIGGYIGVVILTGFAPQNIIGIAYDSGGVTTSTITVPLVTALGVGLASAIKGRNPMVDGFGLIAFASLLPMMFVMIYGMVMT; from the coding sequence ATGTCAGCAGTGCTCGCTTTACTAAAAGCCATGTTAGGTAGTTTTAGGGATCTGCTACCGATCGTTGTTGTTATTGCATTTTTTCAGTTGGTGGTACTTCAAGAGCCATTGCCAAACTTATTGTCTATTTTATTTGGATTAATGCTGGTGGTGCTTGGGCTTACATTTTTTATTTTTGGGCTTGAAATGGGGCTGTTTCCAATAGGGGAATCTATGGCTCAATCCTTTGCTCGAAAAGGAAGTGTGTTTTGGCTACTAATTTTTGCTTTTTGTTTGGGGTTTGGTACCACGATAGCAGAGCCCGCTTTAACGGCTGTTACTGCAGAAGCAGCAGAGGTGGCTGCTGAAGGTGGTGTTATTCCAAACAATGAGCATGACATGGAAAATTATGCAGACGGACTTAGGTTGACTGTCGCTGTTTCAGTTGGCTTAGCTATTTTACTTGGTGTTTTAAGAATTCTAAAAGGGTGGCCAATTCATTACATGATCATAGGTGGCTATATAGGTGTCGTGATACTGACAGGATTTGCTCCACAAAATATTATTGGGATTGCTTATGACTCAGGGGGAGTCACTACCTCTACCATTACTGTTCCATTAGTCACTGCTTTAGGAGTAGGGCTAGCTTCTGCAATTAAAGGTAGAAACCCAATGGTTGACGGCTTTGGGTTGATCGCTTTTGCTTCGTTACTGCCAATGATGTTTGTAATGATTTATGGAATGGTGATGACATGA